A stretch of the Notamacropus eugenii isolate mMacEug1 chromosome 2, mMacEug1.pri_v2, whole genome shotgun sequence genome encodes the following:
- the LOC140523371 gene encoding olfactory receptor 5A2-like has product MAGGKNTTTVSVFIFLGFSDHPQIQIVLFVVFLGIYLMTLTWNLGLIALIWMDSHLHTPMYFFLSNLSLVDICYSSSTTPKMLADTITDQKTISFLGCAVQYFVFCGMGLTECFLLAAMAYDRYAAVCNPLLYTAIMSHSLCIKMVGGAFMGGFFSSLIETCSVYNHQFCGPNILNHFFCDLPPVLALSCSDTFTSQTVTFLMGVIVGVMSVLVILISYVYIVASVLNIRSTKGRSKAFSTCASHLTAVTLFYGSGFFMYMRPSSSYALSRDKMVSVFYAVVIPMVNPMIYSLRNKEIKNAMKKVIERERGISHHSAYF; this is encoded by the coding sequence ATGGCTGGAGGCAAAAATACCACAACTGTGAGTGTGTTCATCTTCCTGGGCTTCTCAGATCATCCCCAAATACAAATTGTCCTCTTTGTGGTATTCCTGGGGATCTATCTCATGACTCTGACCTGGAATCTGGGCCTCATCGCACTGATTTGGATGGACTCCCACCTCCATACTCCTATGTATTTCTTCCTCAGCAACCTATCCCTTGTAGACATCTGCTACAGCTCCTCTACCACTCCCAAGATGCTGGCAGACACCATTACAGACCAGAAAACCATTTCCTTCCTGGGTTGTGCTGTTCAGTATTTTGTCTTCTGTGGCATGGGGCTGACTGAATGCTTCCTCCTGGCTGCGATGGCATATGATCGCTATGCTGCTGTGTGTAACCCATTGCTCTACACAGCCATTATGTCCCACAGCCTCTGTATCAAGATGGTGGGAGGAGCATTTATGGGTGGGTTTTTTAGCTCTCTGATTGAAACCTGCTCTGTCTACAATCATCAGTTCTGTGGGCCTAACATCCTCAATCATTTCTTCTGTGACCTTCCGCCTGTCCTGGCTTTATCTTGCTCTGATACCTTCACTAGTCAGACAGTGACCTTTCTTATGGGGGTCATTGTTGGGGTAATGTCTGTCCTTGTGATCCTCATCTCTTATGTTTATATTGTTGCTTCTGTCTTGAACATCAGGTCCACCAAAGGGAGGTCCAAGGCCTTTAGCACCTGTGCATCTCATCTGACTGCTGTGACACTCTTTTATGGCTCTGGCTTCTTCATGTACATGCGTCCCAGCTCTAGTTATGCCCTGAGCAGGGATAAGATGGTGTCAGTCTTCTATGCAGTGGTGATCCCTATGGTGAATCCCATGATTTATAGCCTTAGAAACAAGGAGATTAAAAATGCCATGAAGAAGGTGATTGAGAGGGAACGTGGAATTTCTCATCACTCTGCCTACTTTTGA